A stretch of Mycobacterium sp. ITM-2016-00316 DNA encodes these proteins:
- the pyrH gene encoding UMP kinase, with translation MAEPDKAGPGVIRPAYSRVLLKLGGEMFGGGQVGLDPDVVALVARQIADVVRAGAQVAVVIGGGNFFRGAQLQQRGMERTRSDYMGMLGTVMNSLALQDFLQKEGIDTRVQTAITMGQVAEPYIPLRARRHLEKGRVVIFGAGMGLPYFSTDTTAAQRALEIGAEVVLMAKAVDGVFTDDPRKNPDATLLTAITHREVIDRGLQVADSTAFSLCMDNGMPILVFNLLTDGNIARAVAGEKIGTLVTTDKETP, from the coding sequence ATGGCGGAGCCAGACAAGGCCGGCCCGGGGGTCATCCGGCCCGCGTATTCACGTGTGCTGCTGAAGCTCGGCGGCGAGATGTTCGGTGGCGGGCAGGTGGGTCTCGACCCCGATGTCGTGGCCCTCGTCGCCCGGCAGATCGCCGATGTCGTCCGCGCCGGCGCCCAGGTGGCCGTCGTCATCGGCGGCGGTAACTTCTTCCGCGGCGCCCAACTGCAGCAGCGGGGGATGGAACGCACCCGCAGCGACTACATGGGCATGCTCGGCACCGTCATGAACAGCCTTGCGCTGCAGGACTTCCTGCAGAAGGAAGGCATCGACACCCGCGTGCAGACCGCCATCACCATGGGGCAGGTCGCCGAACCGTACATCCCGCTGCGCGCCCGACGGCATCTGGAGAAGGGCCGCGTGGTCATCTTCGGCGCCGGCATGGGACTGCCCTACTTCTCCACCGACACCACCGCCGCGCAACGCGCCCTGGAGATCGGTGCCGAGGTGGTGCTGATGGCCAAGGCCGTCGACGGCGTGTTCACCGACGACCCCCGTAAGAACCCCGATGCCACGCTGCTGACCGCGATCACCCACCGCGAGGTGATCGATCGGGGACTGCAGGTCGCCGATTCCACCGCTTTCAGCCTCTGTATGGACAACGGCATGCCGATCCTCGTGTTCAATCTCCTCACCGACGGAAATATCGCGCGAGCGGTTGCAGGTGAGAAGATCGGAACACTGGTCACCACGGACAAGGAGACACCGTGA
- a CDS encoding primary-amine oxidase, which yields MTMDSTVLTTDLTEDATRYPLDPLSGAEIEAAAAIISESDYATPTLKFVMISLAEPAKTAELTFAGAQVPRQAFVTMYDAAAKLIYEAVVDIDTRVIDSWTPIPGRFPSYLVEHMTGVEEKVREDPRWQEAMRKRGVTDFSLAMIDPWPAGYYGAGDHYDNSPLICRPLTFMRAAPSEHGYARPVEGLIVTFDLDNMEVLDIEDHGVVPLPPTAGNYDPKFMFDENNRPAFTAFRDDVKPIEITQPDGPSFTVDGWKVQWQKWSLRIGFNPREGITLHEVTYTDRGQTRPILYRGSLSEMVVPYGDTAPTHWNKNVFDMGEVGMGFSANPLTLGCDCLGEIHYFDGTVNDSDGNAVTIPNAICMHEEDFGISWKHTDFRTGEVEVRRSRRLVVSMICTVGNYEYGFFWYFYNDASIEVEVKLSGVLTTGAVEVESGEQPRWGKMVAPGIYGPNHQHFFNFRLDMSVDGAGNSVYEVDSIPEPDPELNPHHNAWITQDTLVASESEGARDWNWSTGRYWKVTNPSKKNELGIPVAYKLVPKDVVPVMVQEGSFIYDRARFLQHNLWVTKYDPAEKFAAGDYMYQSADVQGLPEFVTDDAPLEDSDVVLWYTLGAHHIVRPEDWPVMPCAYTGFHLKPIGFFDGNPALDLPPSPPKACHGH from the coding sequence ATGACGATGGACAGCACGGTGCTGACTACCGATCTCACCGAGGACGCCACCCGGTACCCTCTGGACCCGCTGAGCGGGGCGGAGATCGAGGCGGCCGCCGCCATCATCTCCGAATCCGACTACGCGACACCGACGCTGAAGTTCGTCATGATCAGCCTGGCGGAGCCGGCCAAGACTGCGGAGCTGACCTTCGCCGGCGCGCAGGTACCGCGGCAGGCGTTCGTGACGATGTATGACGCCGCGGCCAAACTGATCTACGAGGCCGTCGTCGATATCGACACACGGGTGATCGACTCGTGGACGCCGATCCCGGGCCGCTTCCCGTCCTACCTCGTCGAGCACATGACCGGGGTGGAGGAAAAGGTCCGGGAGGACCCGCGCTGGCAGGAAGCGATGCGCAAACGTGGCGTCACCGACTTCAGCCTCGCGATGATCGATCCGTGGCCCGCCGGCTATTACGGTGCCGGGGACCACTACGACAACTCGCCACTGATCTGCCGTCCGCTGACGTTCATGCGGGCCGCGCCGTCCGAGCACGGCTACGCCCGCCCGGTCGAGGGGCTGATCGTCACCTTCGACCTGGACAACATGGAGGTCCTCGACATCGAGGACCACGGCGTGGTGCCGCTGCCTCCGACGGCGGGCAACTACGACCCGAAGTTCATGTTCGACGAGAACAACCGGCCGGCGTTCACAGCGTTCCGTGATGATGTCAAACCCATCGAGATCACCCAGCCCGACGGGCCGAGCTTCACCGTCGACGGGTGGAAGGTGCAGTGGCAGAAGTGGTCTCTGCGTATCGGGTTCAACCCGCGCGAGGGCATCACCCTGCACGAGGTCACCTACACCGACCGTGGCCAGACGCGTCCGATCCTGTACCGGGGGTCGCTGTCGGAGATGGTGGTGCCCTACGGCGACACGGCACCCACGCACTGGAACAAGAACGTCTTCGACATGGGCGAGGTCGGGATGGGTTTCTCGGCCAACCCGCTCACCCTGGGGTGTGACTGCCTCGGGGAGATCCACTACTTCGACGGCACGGTCAACGACTCCGACGGCAATGCGGTCACCATCCCGAATGCCATCTGTATGCACGAGGAGGATTTCGGCATCTCCTGGAAGCACACCGATTTCCGCACCGGTGAGGTCGAGGTGCGGCGGTCGCGGCGGCTGGTCGTCTCGATGATCTGCACCGTCGGCAACTACGAGTACGGGTTCTTCTGGTACTTCTACAACGATGCCTCCATCGAGGTCGAGGTGAAGCTCTCCGGCGTACTCACCACCGGTGCGGTCGAGGTCGAATCCGGTGAGCAGCCGCGCTGGGGCAAGATGGTCGCGCCCGGCATCTACGGTCCGAATCACCAGCACTTCTTCAACTTCCGGCTCGACATGAGCGTCGACGGCGCGGGGAACAGTGTCTATGAGGTGGATTCGATTCCCGAGCCGGACCCTGAGCTCAACCCGCACCACAATGCCTGGATCACCCAGGACACGCTGGTGGCCTCCGAGTCCGAGGGTGCGCGCGACTGGAACTGGTCGACCGGCCGGTACTGGAAGGTGACCAACCCGTCGAAGAAGAACGAACTGGGGATCCCGGTGGCCTACAAGCTGGTACCCAAGGACGTCGTGCCGGTCATGGTGCAGGAGGGCTCCTTCATCTACGACCGCGCCCGGTTCCTGCAACACAACCTCTGGGTGACGAAGTACGACCCGGCCGAGAAGTTCGCCGCCGGTGACTACATGTACCAATCGGCCGACGTTCAGGGGCTGCCGGAGTTCGTCACCGACGATGCGCCACTGGAGGACAGTGACGTGGTGCTCTGGTACACCCTGGGCGCGCATCACATCGTGCGGCCGGAGGACTGGCCGGTGATGCCGTGCGCGTACACCGGTTTCCACCTCAAGCCGATCGGCTTCTTCGACGGCAACCCGGCGCTGGACCTGCCGCCGTCACCGCCGAAGGCGTGCCACGGGCACTAG
- a CDS encoding phosphatidate cytidylyltransferase, with amino-acid sequence MTFQQGSPVVDPEPPKKTSRAGRDLPAAIAVGALLGGSLIAILLFAPLVWVGVVAAAMAVATHEVVRRLRDGGFSIPVIPLLIGGQAIVWLTWPYGATGALGAFGATVVLCLIWRLVSGGLSAAPTNYLRDVAVTIFLAAWIPLFGAFGALLIYPEDGAGRVFCLMLGVAASDIGGYAAGVLFGKHPMVPAISPKKSWEGLVGSLVLGIAVSVLTVQYLLDQPAWVGIPLGIMLVVTGTLGDLVESQVKRDLGIKDMGTLLPGHGGLMDRLDSVLPSAVATWIVLTVLT; translated from the coding sequence ATGACCTTTCAGCAGGGCAGTCCAGTGGTAGACCCCGAACCACCGAAGAAAACATCGCGCGCAGGCCGCGACCTGCCGGCCGCCATCGCGGTCGGCGCCCTCCTCGGCGGATCCCTCATCGCCATCCTGCTGTTCGCGCCGCTGGTCTGGGTCGGTGTCGTCGCCGCGGCGATGGCCGTGGCCACCCACGAGGTGGTGCGCCGCCTGCGGGACGGCGGATTCTCCATCCCGGTCATCCCGCTGCTCATCGGCGGGCAGGCCATCGTCTGGCTGACCTGGCCCTACGGCGCCACCGGCGCGCTGGGCGCGTTCGGCGCGACCGTGGTGCTGTGTCTGATCTGGCGGCTGGTCAGCGGCGGCCTGAGCGCCGCGCCCACCAACTATCTGCGCGATGTCGCGGTGACCATCTTCCTGGCCGCCTGGATCCCGCTGTTCGGCGCCTTCGGTGCGCTGCTGATCTACCCCGAGGACGGCGCCGGTCGGGTGTTCTGCCTCATGCTGGGCGTGGCGGCCTCCGATATCGGTGGGTACGCCGCGGGCGTGCTGTTCGGTAAGCACCCCATGGTGCCGGCGATCAGCCCCAAGAAGTCCTGGGAAGGGCTGGTCGGCTCGCTGGTGCTGGGCATCGCGGTGTCGGTGCTGACGGTGCAGTACCTGCTGGATCAGCCGGCCTGGGTGGGTATCCCGCTGGGGATCATGCTGGTCGTCACCGGCACTCTCGGCGATCTCGTCGAGTCACAGGTCAAGCGTGACCTCGGCATCAAGGACATGGGCACGTTGCTGCCCGGGCACGGCGGTCTGATGGATCGGCTCGATTCGGTGCTGCCGTCCGCGGTGGCCACCTGGATCGTGCTGACGGTGTTGACGTAA
- a CDS encoding APC family permease produces MTAELEAPTSADRDKLMTTELVPEQILPKVMTTFGLTAAYVFIICWITGSSVMAGGGWTAIPMWVLGILTFLIPAGMAVVELGNLWPGQGGVYIWATRTMGETWGFIGGYLSWVPVILNAASSPAVVLQFLLLAFHTELGLTTSIILQLVILWTVIGLALAKLAASQKIMNIVFVVYGILTLTIFISGLLFAVNNGSATPFSWAEATIPNFAVAGFLYGTVLLYLLGVETPYNMGAEFLSVRKSGPKMILWGSVALVAIYLMTTLGTMMALPGDQIDPVTGVIGMLDVAGFPGLMEICAIVLAFIIIVALMTYQVAYSRLIFVSGLERHLPRIFTHLNPRTRNPVSAILIQGVLSSLILVGLYSQSSMANVTIYLQGGLSTVWLLSGFFFLIPVIVARKKYADRYAAETFWRIPGGMAGVWTVAVVGSIGTVGGIYYSFVTPWIDVPQATWMTWVGGISLGMFALGLTVYIFGRRSARKVSQDDALAHLAVFDLTKTAEDTAK; encoded by the coding sequence ATGACTGCAGAATTAGAGGCGCCGACGTCAGCAGACCGCGACAAGCTCATGACCACCGAGCTTGTCCCCGAACAGATCCTGCCCAAGGTGATGACGACGTTCGGCCTCACCGCCGCATACGTGTTCATCATCTGCTGGATCACCGGATCCTCGGTGATGGCCGGCGGCGGCTGGACCGCCATCCCGATGTGGGTGCTCGGCATCCTGACCTTCCTGATCCCGGCGGGAATGGCGGTCGTCGAACTCGGAAATCTGTGGCCGGGGCAGGGTGGTGTGTACATCTGGGCCACCCGAACGATGGGCGAGACGTGGGGTTTCATCGGCGGATACCTGTCCTGGGTGCCGGTGATCCTCAATGCCGCATCCTCACCGGCGGTGGTGCTGCAGTTCCTGCTGCTGGCCTTCCACACCGAACTGGGATTGACCACCAGCATCATCCTGCAGCTGGTCATTCTGTGGACCGTGATCGGTCTGGCACTGGCCAAACTCGCGGCCAGCCAGAAGATCATGAACATCGTCTTCGTCGTGTACGGCATTCTGACGCTGACGATCTTCATCTCGGGTCTGCTGTTCGCCGTCAACAACGGATCGGCGACGCCGTTCAGCTGGGCCGAGGCCACCATTCCCAACTTCGCCGTGGCCGGCTTCCTGTACGGCACCGTGCTGCTGTACCTGCTGGGTGTGGAGACCCCGTACAACATGGGCGCGGAGTTCCTCTCGGTGCGCAAGAGCGGCCCGAAGATGATCCTGTGGGGGTCGGTGGCGCTGGTCGCGATCTACCTGATGACCACGCTGGGCACCATGATGGCGCTGCCCGGTGACCAGATCGATCCGGTGACCGGTGTGATCGGCATGCTGGACGTCGCCGGGTTCCCCGGGCTGATGGAGATCTGCGCCATCGTGCTGGCGTTCATCATCATCGTGGCGTTGATGACCTACCAGGTGGCCTACTCCCGGCTGATCTTCGTCTCCGGCCTGGAGCGCCACCTCCCGCGCATCTTCACCCACCTCAACCCGCGCACCCGGAACCCGGTGTCGGCCATCCTGATTCAAGGTGTGTTGTCCTCGCTGATCCTGGTCGGCCTGTACTCGCAGAGCAGCATGGCCAACGTGACGATCTACCTGCAGGGCGGCCTGAGCACCGTCTGGCTGCTGTCCGGGTTCTTCTTCTTGATCCCGGTCATCGTGGCCCGCAAGAAGTACGCGGATCGGTATGCCGCCGAGACGTTCTGGCGGATTCCGGGCGGGATGGCCGGGGTGTGGACGGTCGCCGTCGTCGGTTCCATCGGCACCGTCGGCGGCATCTACTACTCGTTCGTCACGCCCTGGATCGACGTACCGCAGGCGACGTGGATGACCTGGGTGGGCGGGATCAGCCTGGGCATGTTCGCGCTCGGCCTGACCGTCTACATCTTCGGGCGCCGCTCGGCGCGCAAGGTCTCCCAGGACGACGCACTGGCCCACCTGGCCGTTTTCGACCTCACCAAGACAGCGGAGGACACAGCCAAATGA
- a CDS encoding ABC transporter ATP-binding protein — translation MTAIEETPVKVAASATPAPVVDISDVWKLHKLGDEVVKALIAVELRVMPGEFVCLMGPSGSGKSTLLNIMGGLDRPTKGSVAVAGQDTAQLSESQFAALRHDTIGFIFQSYNLIPFLSAVENVELPLMFEPYDRKALRRRATELLEIVGLGHRVHHQPTKMSGGEQQRTAIARSLISNPTLVLADEPTANLDHRTGETVVRMLRDLCSTLGVTVVASTHDPTVADEASRVVRMKDGQIV, via the coding sequence ATGACCGCCATCGAGGAGACTCCCGTCAAGGTTGCCGCATCGGCGACACCGGCTCCCGTCGTCGACATCTCCGACGTCTGGAAGCTGCACAAGCTCGGCGATGAGGTGGTCAAGGCCCTCATCGCCGTTGAACTCCGGGTCATGCCGGGCGAATTCGTCTGCCTGATGGGGCCCAGCGGCAGCGGCAAGTCCACCCTGCTGAACATCATGGGCGGGCTTGACCGGCCGACCAAGGGCTCGGTGGCGGTGGCCGGCCAGGACACCGCACAGCTCAGCGAGAGCCAGTTCGCCGCGCTGCGGCACGACACCATCGGCTTCATCTTTCAGAGCTACAACCTGATCCCGTTCCTGTCGGCCGTCGAAAACGTGGAACTGCCACTGATGTTCGAGCCCTACGACCGCAAGGCGCTGCGCAGGCGCGCCACCGAACTGCTGGAGATCGTCGGCCTGGGCCATCGGGTGCACCACCAGCCGACGAAGATGTCCGGCGGCGAACAGCAGCGCACCGCCATCGCGCGGTCGCTGATCAGCAACCCCACGCTTGTGTTGGCCGACGAACCCACGGCCAACCTGGACCACCGTACGGGGGAGACGGTGGTGCGCATGCTGCGCGACCTGTGCTCGACGCTCGGTGTCACCGTCGTCGCCAGCACCCATGACCCCACGGTGGCCGACGAAGCGAGCCGTGTCGTTCGAATGAAGGACGGACAGATCGTATGA
- a CDS encoding nuclear transport factor 2 family protein has protein sequence MSVTDALEIEALLSRYCRAVDSKDWASYRALFTDDARVDYAAAGLVVGTVDDAVDFLGRHQQSISVGMHYVTNIESTVEQDRSRTVAMWFNVVQLPSSTEISYFAGRWHDDLVRTPAGWRIRNLRLEVAA, from the coding sequence GTGTCGGTCACCGACGCACTGGAGATCGAAGCCCTGCTGAGCCGATACTGCCGCGCGGTCGACTCCAAGGACTGGGCGTCCTACCGCGCGTTGTTCACCGATGACGCGCGGGTCGACTATGCGGCGGCAGGTCTGGTCGTGGGGACCGTGGACGACGCGGTCGACTTTCTGGGGCGTCATCAGCAGTCGATATCGGTGGGCATGCACTACGTCACCAATATCGAGAGCACCGTCGAGCAGGATCGCTCTCGGACAGTTGCCATGTGGTTCAACGTCGTTCAGTTGCCCAGCTCGACCGAGATCAGCTACTTCGCCGGCCGCTGGCATGACGATCTGGTGCGCACGCCGGCGGGTTGGCGGATCCGCAATCTGCGACTGGAGGTGGCAGCGTGA
- the frr gene encoding ribosome recycling factor produces the protein MIDETLFDAEEKMEKAVTVARDDLSSIRTGRANPGMFSRLNIEYYGSPTPITQLSSINVPEARLVVIKPYEASQLKPIEDAIRNSDLGVNPSNDGNVIRISVPQLTEERRRELVKQAKSKGEDAKVSIRNIRRKAMEELARIKKDGEAGEDEVGRAEKDLDKSTGQYTTQIDELVKHKEGELLEV, from the coding sequence GTGATCGACGAAACCCTCTTCGACGCCGAAGAGAAGATGGAGAAGGCGGTGACGGTGGCGCGCGACGACCTGTCGTCGATCCGCACCGGCCGGGCCAACCCGGGCATGTTCTCCCGGCTGAACATCGAGTACTACGGTTCGCCGACGCCGATCACCCAGCTCTCCAGCATCAATGTCCCCGAGGCACGGCTGGTCGTCATCAAGCCCTACGAGGCCAGCCAGCTCAAGCCGATCGAGGACGCCATCCGCAACTCGGACCTCGGCGTCAATCCGTCCAACGACGGCAACGTCATCCGGATCTCGGTGCCGCAGCTCACCGAGGAACGCCGCCGCGAGCTGGTCAAGCAAGCGAAGTCCAAGGGTGAGGACGCCAAGGTCTCGATCCGCAACATCCGCCGCAAGGCGATGGAGGAACTGGCCCGGATCAAGAAGGACGGCGAGGCCGGCGAGGACGAGGTGGGGCGCGCCGAGAAGGATCTCGACAAGAGCACCGGGCAGTACACGACGCAGATCGACGAGCTGGTCAAACACAAAGAAGGCGAGCTGTTGGAGGTCTGA
- the rlmN gene encoding 23S rRNA (adenine(2503)-C(2))-methyltransferase RlmN: protein MAISLPLVFDPPRRALPPRHLADLDADGRVAAVAELGLPKFRAKQLANQYYGRLIADPHEMTDLPAAVRDQVAGALFPTLISPAKQIQCDAGETRKTLWRAVDGSTFESVLMRYPQRNTVCISSQAGCGMACPFCATGQGGLQRNLSTAEILEQVRAASATMRAEHDGRLSNIVFMGMGEPLANYNRVLAAVKRIIAPPPEGFGISARSVTVSTVGLAPAIRKLADERLGVTLAVSLHTPDDELRDTLVPVNNRWSVDEVLDAARYYADSTGRRVSIEYALIRDVNDQPWRADLLGKKLHSKLGPLVHVNLIPLNPTPGSEWDASPKPVEREFVKRVIAKGVSCTVRDTRGREIAAACGQLAAEG, encoded by the coding sequence ATGGCCATTTCCCTTCCGCTTGTTTTCGATCCCCCGCGACGCGCTCTGCCGCCGCGGCATCTCGCCGACCTCGATGCGGACGGCCGGGTGGCCGCCGTTGCCGAGCTGGGCCTGCCCAAGTTCCGGGCCAAACAGCTGGCCAACCAGTACTACGGGCGCCTCATCGCCGACCCGCATGAGATGACCGATCTGCCCGCCGCGGTGCGTGACCAGGTCGCCGGAGCGTTGTTCCCGACCCTGATCTCACCGGCCAAGCAGATTCAGTGCGACGCCGGGGAGACCCGGAAGACGTTGTGGCGTGCCGTCGACGGCAGCACCTTCGAGTCGGTGCTGATGCGCTATCCGCAGCGCAACACCGTGTGCATCTCGTCACAGGCCGGCTGCGGGATGGCCTGCCCGTTCTGCGCGACCGGCCAGGGCGGGCTGCAGCGCAACCTGTCCACCGCCGAGATCCTGGAACAGGTCCGGGCCGCCTCGGCGACCATGCGTGCCGAGCATGACGGCAGGCTCTCCAACATCGTCTTCATGGGCATGGGGGAGCCGCTGGCCAATTACAACCGCGTGCTGGCCGCCGTGAAGCGCATCATCGCGCCACCGCCGGAGGGTTTCGGGATCAGCGCGCGCTCCGTCACGGTGTCCACCGTCGGGCTGGCTCCGGCGATCCGCAAGCTTGCCGACGAACGCCTCGGCGTGACGCTGGCGGTGTCGCTGCACACTCCCGACGACGAACTGCGCGACACCCTGGTGCCGGTGAACAACCGCTGGAGCGTCGATGAGGTGCTCGACGCCGCGCGCTACTACGCCGACAGCACCGGCCGGCGGGTGTCCATCGAGTACGCGTTGATCCGCGATGTGAACGATCAGCCGTGGCGCGCGGACCTGCTCGGCAAGAAGCTGCACAGCAAGCTGGGTCCGCTGGTGCACGTCAACCTCATCCCGCTGAACCCGACACCGGGCAGCGAATGGGACGCCAGCCCCAAACCCGTCGAGCGCGAATTCGTGAAGCGCGTCATCGCCAAGGGCGTCTCCTGCACGGTGCGGGACACCCGCGGCCGCGAGATCGCCGCCGCCTGCGGGCAATTGGCGGCCGAGGGCTGA
- a CDS encoding MarR family winged helix-turn-helix transcriptional regulator → MIDMAEHPHDQPLGYLLHRVAQTLRTEVTSTVLEPLELGFPQYICMRILSKAPGRSNAELARDLAVSPQAMNMVLRGLQSRGLVSRPTSVSSGRALPAQLTREGLALLKRTDAGVRAAELRVLGHVSDGDRDALKRILAAVGTD, encoded by the coding sequence ATGATTGACATGGCTGAGCACCCGCACGATCAGCCGCTCGGCTATCTCCTGCACCGGGTGGCACAGACACTGCGCACCGAGGTCACCAGCACTGTGCTGGAGCCGCTGGAATTGGGCTTCCCGCAATACATCTGCATGCGGATCCTGTCCAAGGCGCCGGGCCGTTCCAATGCCGAACTGGCCCGCGATCTCGCGGTCTCGCCGCAGGCGATGAACATGGTGCTACGCGGGCTGCAGAGCCGCGGGCTGGTCTCGCGGCCGACGAGCGTCTCGTCCGGCCGGGCGCTGCCCGCGCAGTTGACCCGCGAAGGCCTGGCGCTGCTCAAGCGCACCGACGCGGGCGTGCGCGCGGCCGAACTCCGCGTGCTCGGGCATGTCAGTGACGGCGACCGGGATGCACTCAAACGCATCCTGGCCGCCGTCGGCACGGACTGA
- a CDS encoding nuclear transport factor 2 family protein, whose translation MSWADDQLEIRALLARYARGVDTKDWEVYRSVFTEDAHIDYTSAGAIAGDRDEVIDWLSAGFAAIPWSMHYITNIEADIDGDGATVRAMFYNPMQLPGMSTQSACGGYYHHELVRTAQGWRSRSLREENVWFSNPPAR comes from the coding sequence GTGAGTTGGGCGGACGATCAACTGGAGATCCGGGCACTACTGGCCCGTTACGCCCGCGGCGTGGACACCAAGGACTGGGAGGTATACCGGTCGGTGTTCACCGAGGACGCACATATCGACTACACCTCGGCGGGTGCCATTGCGGGTGACCGGGATGAGGTGATCGATTGGCTCTCAGCGGGTTTCGCAGCGATTCCGTGGAGCATGCACTACATCACCAACATCGAGGCCGATATCGACGGCGATGGTGCGACGGTGCGGGCCATGTTCTACAACCCGATGCAGCTTCCCGGGATGTCGACCCAGAGTGCGTGCGGTGGGTACTACCACCACGAACTGGTGCGGACCGCGCAAGGGTGGCGCAGCCGGAGCCTGCGCGAGGAGAACGTCTGGTTCAGCAACCCGCCTGCCCGCTGA